Below is a window of Aliidongia dinghuensis DNA.
GCCGGATTGCCGGCGCCCGGCGAACGGCATCCAGTCGGTGCGGAACGCGGTGTGGTCGTTGATCATCACCGCGGACGCGTCGAGCCGCTGGGCCGCGCGGAGCGCGGGGCCGATGTCGCGCGAGAAGACGCTCGCCTGGAAAGCGACCGGCAGGGCGTTGGCGATGTCGATCGCCTGGTCGAGTTCCTCGAACCCATAGACGCAGGTCAGCGGGCCGAACACCTCGAATTCGGAGACCTTCGCGTCCGCCGGCGGGTCGAGCAGGATCGCCGGCTTGAGCGTGGTCCGGGACAGGCGGCCTCCGCCGATCAATTGCGTGCCACGGCCCACGGCTTCCTCGATCCAGGACGCCACGCGATCCGTCTCGCGCGGCAGGATCAGCGGCCCGACCTCCGTCTCCGGCAGCAAGGGATCGCCGACGCGCAAGGCCGCGACCCGCGCCGACAGACGCTCGACGAACTCGACCTTGATCGCCGCATGGACGAAGATGCGCTGGACCGAGACGCAAACCTGTCCCGCGTGGTAGTAGCCGCCCTTCACGATCGGCTCGATGATCGCATCGAGGTTGGCGCTCCGATCAACGATCACGGGGGCGGCCCCGCCGTGCTCCAGCGCGCAGCGCGTGCCCGGTGCCAGTTTGCTGCGCAGGTGCCAGCCCACGCGGGCGGAGCCGATGAAGCTCAGGAACGCCACCCGCGGATCCGTCGCAAGCCGTTCCGCGAGTGCATTGTCCTCAGTGATGAGCGTCTGGCACCACGCCTCGGGCAGGCCCGCTTCATGCAGCAGGGCCACAAGCTCGAGACATGAGAGCGGCGTCGGCGCCGCCGGCTTGACGATCACCGGGCAGCCGACGGCGATCGCCGGTGCGACCTGGTGAATGATCAGGTTGAGCGGATGGTTGAACGCCGATATCGCCGCGACGACGCCGATGGGTTCTTTCGTCGTGAAGGCCCAGCGCCCGTCGCTGGCCGGCGTCAGGCCCATCGGAATCTCGCGGCCGGCGAAGTTTCTCAGCTCATCTGCGGCGTTGCGCAATCCATCGACAGCGCGTCGGGCCTCGACGAGCGCGTCGGTCAAAGGCTTGCCGCCTTCCTGCGCGATGAGCTTGGCGAACGCCTCGACCCGCCCTTCGAGCAGGCTTGCTGCGCGCTGCAGAATGGCGCCGCGCTGATGCGGCTTCAGCCACGCGTCGCGTGCGCTGAGCGTGCGGGCGGCGGTTGCGAGCTTGGTTTCGAGCGCCTGGGCGTCGTCCGCCGGGATCGCCTTGATGAGCGCCCGGTCGTAGGCCTGCACGACCTCGATCATCTCTGACATGGCCAATCTCCTATGTGAGCTCTCCTAGGTCACGGCCTAGGTCACCGGCAGCCGCTGATGCAGCTCGTCGACGAGAACCCGCTTGTTTTCCGAGTAGTCGATCGGCACGACGACGAGGTGGACGCCGCCGCCGGCAAACGCCGCCTCGAGCGCCGGCCTCAGTTCCTCGACCGCGCTTACTCTCGTCCCCTTTGCGCCATAGGCCTCGGCGTATTTCACGAAATCGGGGTTGTTGAAAGTCATGCCGTAGTCGGGGAAATGGTCGACCGCCTGCTTCCAGCGGATCATGCCGTACGCCTGGTCCTCGATGATGAGGACGACCAGATTG
It encodes the following:
- a CDS encoding aldehyde dehydrogenase family protein; the encoded protein is MSEMIEVVQAYDRALIKAIPADDAQALETKLATAARTLSARDAWLKPHQRGAILQRAASLLEGRVEAFAKLIAQEGGKPLTDALVEARRAVDGLRNAADELRNFAGREIPMGLTPASDGRWAFTTKEPIGVVAAISAFNHPLNLIIHQVAPAIAVGCPVIVKPAAPTPLSCLELVALLHEAGLPEAWCQTLITEDNALAERLATDPRVAFLSFIGSARVGWHLRSKLAPGTRCALEHGGAAPVIVDRSANLDAIIEPIVKGGYYHAGQVCVSVQRIFVHAAIKVEFVERLSARVAALRVGDPLLPETEVGPLILPRETDRVASWIEEAVGRGTQLIGGGRLSRTTLKPAILLDPPADAKVSEFEVFGPLTCVYGFEELDQAIDIANALPVAFQASVFSRDIGPALRAAQRLDASAVMINDHTAFRTDWMPFAGRRQSGYGVGGIPWTMKEMAHEKMLVLKHDG